TTCCATTCTCCTGGAAGCATTGCAGTCAGAAAACGACTCCGTCCGACTTCACACGCCTCGGGCATTGAGCAGCCGTCAGAAATCCTTTTCGAAACAGCAGCAGGCTCAGGCGAAAGCAGCATTGCTGAAGCTGTTTAACGGTTCCAATTCCCGGGTCAGCGAAGCCGCTGCGTCTGCACTTGCCAATTTTGAGTTAACTGAGGACGAGTTGAAAGGGGTGATCAGAACCCTCGCAAATCCTGACTTACAGTACTCTGTGGTGAGCATCCTCACTGGACAGAAATCGCTGCCTTCTTCAGCCATTCAATTACTGTCCGACCAATTAGCGAGCAACCAAATCGATGAGGGACTGGCCAATCAGATTTCCACACTATTGATTTCTGCAGGAAAACCAGCTCTGGGCAGTCTGGAAGCAGTTGCATCCAATGCTGAACTGGATCCGGGTCGACGTGCCAAAGCGGTTCTGGCACTGGGGGAGATGACGGAAGAAAATCCTGAGGTCGTTAAATATCTCAAGGGGTTTCTGAAAGAGAAACAGCCTCAACCGCTGCAGATCGCGGCTGCGATCGCTGTGGCAGAAACTGGCCAGGATACGGTGTTGCTGATTCCCCTTCTACTCAAAGGGCTGCAGAGTGAAAACTGGGAGATAAAACAGGTTGCTGGTGATGTATTGAGGAGGGTAGCGACGACGTCTCCCGAGACTCTTAAGCAAGTACTGACACAACGGGAGGATCTGGAACAGGAAGAGCAGAATGAAGTGATACTTAATCTCTCCCAGGAGGAGTCGCTGCGAAAACAGCTGCGTCCGCAACTGCTTTCCCTGATTCTGGACATGCAGGCAGAAAAGAATCTTTCACAATGCAGGACCGCCATCGGGTATCTGGTCCAGGAGACGGAAGCTGGTACCGAGATTACCAGGTTGCTCGCAGAGCCAGATCAGGACATTGTGCAACAGACGTTGATGTCACTGGGACAAACCAGGGAAGAAATTCCGGAGTCCGTCCTGTATGAATTGGAATCTTTTTTGAAAAGTTCCGGTCGAACGACCAGCCTGCTGGCGGCGCTCTGCCTGTTGAAAGCGGGTTCCGGAAATGATTCGCTGCTGCCCATCGTGCGGGGGGCTCTGGAATCGGATGACGGGGAACTGGTAGAACGGGCAGGGTATGGCCTGGAGATGATTGGTTCCCTGGATGAAAAATGGGTTCCTGTCCTGATCGATTTATTGGAAAACCGTGATCATCGGCAGGCGGCTATTAAACAGTTGGGACAGATCGGGCCTGCTGCGAAATCAGCAGTGCCGGCTTTGATTGATCTGCTGGGCACGGTCAGTTATTACGTGGATACCGCCTCTGCCCTGGGAGAACTGGGCCAGACCGCTGCAGCTGCCATCCCGGCGCTTCGGGAGAAGTTGACGAATGAGCGAACCATGTACGCGGCAGCCCTGGCGCTGAAGAAGATTGAGCAAGACCATCAACCGACGATTGACATTCTGGCTCAGGCTCTCGATCAACCGAATCTGCGAGCGGATGCTGCATTCAGCCTGGGAGTCTTTGCCCCCGCATCTCCCGATCAGATCGAACCCCTGTTATTGAAAGTTGCCAGCGGCGAAAATCAATATGATCGTGAAATGGCGATTCGTGCCGCTGGCTCGTTGAAGTCAAAAGCGGTGGTCATGATGCTGATCAAGGCACTGGAAGAAAATGACCGTGATATTGCTGGCCTGGCTGCCCGGTCGCTGGGGGAGCTGGCGATTGAAGCGGACCTGGCAGTACCTGCCTTGATGAGAGCGATGGAAGGCACGCATGAACGCGTGCAATATACCGCTGCGCAGGCCCTGGGGAACTTTGGTGCTGCCGCTCAGCCTGCGGTGCCAGCTTTGCTGAAAGCTCTGGATGATCAATCCATTCGCCTGGCCGCCGCTGGTTCATTAGGACGCATCGGTGCGCCGGCACAGGAGGCCGTTCCTCACCTGATTAAAATGCTTGATGATCCGCAGCAGCGACGTGCAGCGCTGGAAGGGCTCAAGCAGTTCGGACCACTGGCAGACCAGGCGATACCCCGATTAAAGAAACTGGAGCAGGAGTCGAAAAACTATGATCTGCGCCTGGTACAAGCGACTATCAAGGCGATCCAATCGCCGGAATCGAAACGGTGATCAGGACTGTTAGTGAAGCGTGTCTTCCCGTTTTGAACGGTCATTAGACTGACTTCAGCAGCATAGGCATCTCTTCAGTTACCAGCTGGTTTGTTTTTTTTTAATGTGGCTTTAATCTCCTGCGCGACCTGCTGCGCGAGTTTGTCGGAGCCGGCGGGTTTGAAGTGAACGTTTCCCGGGCCCGCCCAGAGGGAGGCTTCAAAGCCTGTCGCAAGTTTGTGCAGGTCGTTGATTTTGATGTCGTGCTTTTTCATGATCTTTTCTGCGACCTGGTTGTACTTCAAATCGTCACCGACAACGCGGCCTGCTTCGCTTTCAGGCACCGGGGTGGTGGTCGCCCAGATCAGTGTGGCTCCCGTTTTTTCCAGTTGCTCCACCAGTGCTTCCAGATTTTTCTCGTACTGGTCGAGAGGAACGGAGATGGTGCCGTTGACTTTGTCGCGGTGTCCCTGGGTTTTTGAGTCGGGGTGCCGATAGCAGAGATCGTGCAAACCCCAGTTGAAATGAATCACGTCCCAATTGGTCTTGCCCAGCCAGCGCTCAAGATGCTGCCGCCCCCGTTTTGTATCGCCGCAATTCGTTTTCACGCGCTCCACGTTCGCCACGTCTTTGAGCAGTTCGATGGTCGGTTTGGTATAGCCGATCGAAATGGAGTCGCCGATAATCAGAACGTGCGGTAGATCAGCGTTCTTTTTTATGCTTTGTTTCGAACCGTTCTGGTCTTGTGCCGTACTCATTGAGGTCAGGCACAACATCATGAGGAACGCTGAAAGAAGAGTGAAAGATTGAGTCAGTCGCGTCATGTTTCTTTTCCTGCCGGAGATGAAATTCTAAATCGAATTCATTCAGTATCAGGAACGGACGGAGCCGGGTCAAGCAGGAGCGGAGAGAAATGAATTATCATCCTGTTAAACAAGCGGTAGTTGTTTTTATAAAGGACAAAAAAAGCGTTCCGGCCAAAAACGACCGAAACGCCAGTGATTAAAGCAATGTGACGAGACTTGGAGATCTCGTTAAACACAGATCAGTATTCGCCAATGACCTCGCCATCGGACATGTTGCCCAGGAACTTATAGGTCTCGCGGTTGACGTTTTCCGATATGAAACGGACGGCACCATCACAAAACAGGAATTGTGCCCCACCCACGTGACGGCTGCTGGCGCTGGCCTGGTTTGCTCCATTGGGAATGAAGGAGTCCGAGTCGTTGGTACGAAGTAACGTCGCGTACTTTTCGCCATCGTAGGGGCGTCCGGCCCAGATGGAACCTTTGCGGAGCGATCCGCCTGGATCATCGTCTTTGATGGAAATTCCATCCCACATCCGTTCGCCCGAGGCCATCGTGTTGCTGGTTCCGTCGGTGATGTCGCGCATCCGCGTGCTACTGTTATAATTGAAGATGCCTCGTTCGTCTGCGGTATCACTGCGGTCGTACCACTTGTCATCATCAACGCCTTTGCTACCGCTGACTCCGGGATAGTTCGACTTGCCGAGCCCGACGCCATCTTCATTGTTGGTGAATCCGACATAAGTATTGATGCCTCCACTGGCGTCCGATGGGCAGATCAGTGAGGGAATGACCGTCTGAATCAGACTGCCGGCAGCGCTTGTGGGAAAGTTTGCTCCGTTGGGGGTCAACTGATTGTACAGCGGCGCCTGATCCATATTGGGGAGGAGGAAGGTGTTCCAGCCCCAGTTACCCAGATCGGGATCGGGACTGCCTGAGCCATTGTCAAACATCAGGGCACCTGGTGGTAAGACCCCGTGAGTGTCGTGGTAGTTGTGCAGTGCGATACCAATCTGTTTAAGATTGTTCTTGCAAGTGGAGCGGCGCGCCGCTTCACGAGCCTGCTGGACGGCGGGTAACAGCAACGCAATCAGAATGGCAATGATCGCAATGACGACCAGCAATTCGATGAGCGTAAAGCCTCGTTTGTGTTTTAAACTGTTCTGTTGCATTCGAAAATCTTTCTTCTGTAAACGGCATGTCGTTTATCAATTGATGGGTTAAAGTTGAGAATTCAGCGAGCAATATGAATTTCTCTACTCCAGTGATTGGCCCTGCTTTTCAGTAGTGGTATGGCAGACGACTTCGAACAACGCGGTCGTACCGCTGATTTCATAGGAGACAGCGAGCAACGGTTTTCCCGTCGGACTCACGTCGGCAGGTATGAATGTCAGGCCTTCGGGCCCCAGGTCGCCTGCCTCTGGTTTCTTCGTCGATTTGTCGAAGTCGCGCGTGATGACATAGTCGCAGAAGACCGGCTGTTTCGGATTGGCGAGGTCATAGATCATGATGCCGCTGTGTCGCTCCATTCCGATAAAAGCCACGGGACGACCCTCGAGCATTCCCACAACCAGTCCTTCTGGCTCCGGCCCTTTGTTGTCGCTGCGATCATCGAGGTCGTTTGACTCATGATCGGCGTTGAACGACTTGGGAAAACGATTGGCGATGATGCGTTCGAATTCGTTACCGTTGTTATAGACCAGCTGACCATCCGCACTGCGGACAGAGAATGACCGTCCGCCAAAACTATAAAGTTCCTCATAGAGTCCATCACCGTCGGCATCCCCGTTAGAGGATGTCACCATCAGCCGCCCGAGTGCTTTGTTAGATTGCAGTTCCTTTGCGTTGGGGAACTTTTTCGGGTCGAGTTTCAGATCACCGACACGAGCTTTCTCACTGAAGCCGTCGAAGTCGCGGTGGTCCCCTTCATCAGCCGTGATGACGTACGCCGTACCATCGACTTCAAAGGAATAGATGGCATCGGGCTGGTACATCCCTTTGACCGGCCAGGTGCGAAGTTGAATCTTCTTGTCTTTGTTGCTGGCATCAAAGGCATTTTCGGGAAGCGAATGATCTTTAAAACCCAGTGGCACGAGCTCGACGAGCTTACTTGTTTCGAGATCGATGATCGCAAACGCATTCGCTTCCTGCAGCGACACCCATGCGGTTTTGGAATCAGGGGAAACAGCGATGTATTCCGGTTCGAAATCCTGCGCAGGCGTCGCATTCTTTCCGAAGACGCGCACGCCAGACGGCAGTTTAGACTTGTCATTGTAAGCTGTGAAATCAATGTGAACGACGGAGGCATCGGTTACCGCTGCCACACCATCTGTCAGATCGATGAGCGAGACGCTGCCTTCTGGATTGCGCGTATAATCTTTTGTCGCCTCTCCTTCATTGGCAGTAATCAGCCAGTGCCCATCCGGCGAAATGGTGATCATGTCCGGTTCGGGGCCGACGTGAACGGTCTTCAGCACGTCACCTGCGGGTGAGAGAAAGACAACCAGGCCCGGCTCCTGTTTTGGATCGGATGAGAGGGCGGCGGCGATCACACCTCCTTTCGCCGTGATCGAGTTTGGTTTGGAACCAAACTCAGCCAGATCAACCGACTTGAACAACTGCGGTTCGGACGGGTTGTTAATGTCAAGAATATCGATGGCGACCCGCTCTCCGTCAACGACAAAGAGTCGCTTTGAGTCCGTGTCGAAGGCACAGATTTCCGCCGCCGACTTTTTCCCCGCCCCGTGTTGATATCGCCCGAGAAATTCAAGACCTACAGTATTGGATGCCGCAGGTGGTTCCGGGATAGGCTCGGCAATCTGGCCAGCTCCGCCGCTGTTGGGTTTGATATTGTTCACGGCGACATCTTTACCTGCGGTATCAGAGCAGCCGGAGATCATAAAGTTAAAGACGCCGAGAATAATCGCAGCAAAAACAGGTAGACGGCACGGGCGCGGCTTTGCTCCAGACTGTGGTGAGAGGTGAGTCATGTTGTACTTCTAAAATATGATCTGGGGGGCGGATGCTGGTAAAAAACGATTGCCGAAAAGTGCACGAATACATGTGTTGCAATGTGGACGAATTGAGGGTTTTAAAACTAACAACGGAATATGAAGAGGGCGGGAAGAAAGCGTTAATATTTAGGGTGTGCTCAGATTTGTCTGAATGCATTTGCAGTTCAGGACAGACAGGAATTAAGGAGGCAGTGAATGTTTTTTAGCCTGTGAACAGGCTAAAAAACCAGGTTTCATATCTGGTGAAAATGAAACGATCCCGAATCAAGAATCTTCAGTGTTAATATATGATGAAAAAATTGCTAAGAATTCCTGAAGGTGATTTTGACCCGGTTTATCATGCCCCTTAAGGTGACGCGCCTCGCAATCGGAAGGTCGTCGATACCAGCCACGGTTTAGCATTCATATTCTGATATTCAGAAACTGCTGAAAGTATTTTGAAAGAAGCGAACCGGTTCTCACTGCGGCCTGTCTATTACCAGCAGTCAGCCAACGCGGTTTCGTTGGTACTGACAATTATGCCTTGCGAGTGTGATGGACGCACGATGGTCTTCGGAACCATCAGACGGGGTTCGACTCCCTGGTGAGGTACTTTTAGACGCTGATACCTGATGGCCGGGGAACTGCCTGCAAAGCAGTTTGCAGTGGGTTCGATTCCCACCGGCGTCTTTAACCGACCAACTGTCGGCTCGGACTACATCTTTATGACAGAAACGATGTCTGAGTGATTTCTTCGTTGGCCGGTTTGTTGAACAATCCAACTGCCCGTCGGGATTACATTATGACGGTCCTAAGGTAGCCAACCTGGAGCGATCCAGGGAAGGTGAGCGCAACGGCATCTCTTTGAGATGGTCTGGCGTGTGCCCACTGTCGGTCTCACATGCGACCGATAAGAGCGGCCGTAAACAGCAACAATCTCGACAACCCTTCGTTGGGCTTAGTAAGAACATTTGATCGACTGCCAGACTGGAGTACATGATCTTTAATCCGGTGGTTGCGGGTTCGACTCCCGCCGGCGCTATTTTCAATGTGTGTCGCGCCGTAGCTCAACGGATAGAGCACCGTAAACGCTCTGGTTTAATACTTCGTCGATCATTTTTCACAAGAGACAAAACCGACTGCCGAATGGGAGTACATGAAAGTTTTGGGTTCGAGTCCCATCAGTGCAGAGTGTTTAAGCATTCGGCGCTGTAGCTCAACTGGCAGAGCATTAACAACTCTGGTTCAACAACTTCGTCGGTTATTTAAAACAGACTCGACTGCCGGTGTGGAGTACATGGTTAACGCTGGTTCAACTCCTGCCCGGCCGCTTTGTTACAAGAGTTATGCGGCCGGCCCCTGCGAATCGCGTGTGCGCGGTATCGCAGGGTCGTCTCTGCCCATCACTTCGTCGAGTGCTATTTACAGGATCCGGCTGCCGTCAGTGAGGACTGACGCGGTTTTCACCGGTTCCATTTTTTTGAAGGAGGCTATGATGGCCAACAAAACTCTATTTTCCAGTAGCAACAGTCACCAGCCACGTGCGAATGTGCGTAACGAAGCCGGAGGTCGGGCTTACAAGTATGAGCCGAAGCATGCGCTGGCACAGCTGGCGGCAACCGGTACATTTAACGGCGTGTTCTACGCGAATGCCCAGGCACAGCTGGACGAACTGCGTACGTTGATCAACCAGGTCGATGATAATCGGTTCCTGGCGCAACTGGCCGTGTATGCGCGGGAGCGGGCCTGCATGAAGGACATGCCGGCGGCGCTGCTGGTGACGCTGTCAACGCGGGATACCGAACTGCTGCATCACGTGTTTGATCGCGTGGTCGACAATGGCCGCGTGCTGCGCACGATGTTCCAGATGATCCGCTCGGGCCAGTTTGGTCGTACGGGCCTGTCATCAAGTCTACAGCGCGCGTTTCAGCGCTGGTTGAATGAGGCTTCCGTGGGTAAACTGCTGTCGGCTTCGATCGGTAACGATCCGAGCCTGCGCGATGTCCTGCGGCTGGCACGTCCGACACCTGTTGACAACGCACGGCGTGCGCTGTTCGGCTGGCTGACCGATAAGGAACTGGCGAAGTGGGCTCCTGCCACGGAGGCGGACTTGCCCGCACAGGTGCAGACACTGATCGCCTATCGCGGTGCAGAGACCGAGCGCGAGCAGGCTGCGATCGTAGAGGGTCTGTCCGTGCGTTGGGATCTGTTGGCTGATGCGGCGAAAGGTCCTCTGGTGTGGCGTGCAATCGCTCGTCAGATGGGTCCACAGGCGCTGCGGATGAACCTCAACACGCTGCTGCGTCATGACGTGTTCAAGGATGATGCGCTGATTGACGAGGTGGCGAACCGCCTGGTTGACAAGGAGGCGATCCGACGTTCGCGGCAGTTTCCGTACCAGTTTCTGGCAGCGTATCTGAACGCGTCCGATCAGATTCCACACAAGATCACGAAGGCGCTGCATGAGGCTGCTGAGATCGCCTGTGGAAACGTGCCTGAGTTGTCAGGTCCGGTGGTGATCGGACTGGATACGTCCGGTTCGATGGCGAGTTCGGTGACGGGCTGGCAGCATCGCAGTTCGTACAGCAAGATGCGCTGTGTGGACGTGGCGGCGCTGTTTGCGGCGGCGATTCTGCGTCGTAATCCGGACAGCGTGGTGATTCCGTTCGATACGCGTGCGTACAACGTGCGGATCGATCCAGCCGACTCGATTCTGAGTCTGTCGGAGCGACTGGCGAAGTATGGCGGCGGTGGAACCGACTGTTCGATTCCACTTCGCGAAGCCAATGTACGACTGGGTCAGCGCGCGTTTGCCGGCTGTGTGCTGGTGAGTGACAACCAGAGCTGGGTTGGTACAGGCCGACGTGGTGCGACGGCTGTGATGACTGCGTGGCAGATGTTCGCGCAGAATCAGCGGCGACTGGGCGTGACGGATCCCAAGCTGGTGTGTATCGACATCCAGCCTTACGGTTCGTCGCAGGCTCCGGAGCGTGACGACATTCTGAACATCGGCGGCTTCAGTGACGCGGTGTTCAACGTGGTGACATCCTTCCTGAGCAACAGTGCCAGCCGCTTCGTTGCGGAAGTCGAGTCGATCGAAGTCTGATCGATGTTATCGTTAAACAGGGACACCCCTGGTCTGATGTTTCGGGCCAGGGGCTTTTTGTTTGTTTTCATCAACCAGTGCGCCTTCAGAATTTTCTTGACAACTCCTTACTGAGTTAACAAAGTTGCAATTCAACTGTTCGTTTGAGAATTAGATAAACAGTCTAATTCAAGTAATGCTCCAAGTAACCAAGGGAGTAAGGCAGATGAAACAAGACAAGCCGCATGACCAGCTTCCCAGAGAATTCCGCTCCAGCCAGTCTCGAATCATGTATGTCGAAGACAAATCTGATGGTCTTGAGGGCGAGGCCCGAATTGGTCGCGTCTACTTTTCCAAATCGGGAAAGACACTCTATTACAGAGGGCGTCGCTTCCAGAGCCTGAAGGGTACAGGATTCAAGGCAAATTACCGTGATGTCGAAAGTGATGCGGAGTTCTGGATCTCTGGTCCACGCAAGGACCAGAACGATCGCCTTTACGGCGGCTTTCGCAACGTTATCATCGACGAGGACGTTAAGGCCGATTACCTGACTTACATCTCGGGTAAATAAGAATATTTTCGAGCGGAATCGCTGCTGCGAGCTACTTCACTTCGATCCCAGGAAGATATATTTTAATCTTCGAAACAGCCATTCGGTTCTCTCTTCACGATTCTTTTTTATGCGGGCCAACTATATCTCAATTGAGGCAGGGGAAAAGCTATGCCTGACCAGCGTCAACATCGTGGTGCGCATCCGCAGGATCAAAGTTTGTTTGATACTGT
The sequence above is a segment of the Gimesia algae genome. Coding sequences within it:
- a CDS encoding DUF1559 family PulG-like putative transporter encodes the protein MQQNSLKHKRGFTLIELLVVIAIIAILIALLLPAVQQAREAARRSTCKNNLKQIGIALHNYHDTHGVLPPGALMFDNGSGSPDPDLGNWGWNTFLLPNMDQAPLYNQLTPNGANFPTSAAGSLIQTVIPSLICPSDASGGINTYVGFTNNEDGVGLGKSNYPGVSGSKGVDDDKWYDRSDTADERGIFNYNSSTRMRDITDGTSNTMASGERMWDGISIKDDDPGGSLRKGSIWAGRPYDGEKYATLLRTNDSDSFIPNGANQASASSRHVGGAQFLFCDGAVRFISENVNRETYKFLGNMSDGEVIGEY
- a CDS encoding TROVE domain-containing protein, producing the protein MANKTLFSSSNSHQPRANVRNEAGGRAYKYEPKHALAQLAATGTFNGVFYANAQAQLDELRTLINQVDDNRFLAQLAVYARERACMKDMPAALLVTLSTRDTELLHHVFDRVVDNGRVLRTMFQMIRSGQFGRTGLSSSLQRAFQRWLNEASVGKLLSASIGNDPSLRDVLRLARPTPVDNARRALFGWLTDKELAKWAPATEADLPAQVQTLIAYRGAETEREQAAIVEGLSVRWDLLADAAKGPLVWRAIARQMGPQALRMNLNTLLRHDVFKDDALIDEVANRLVDKEAIRRSRQFPYQFLAAYLNASDQIPHKITKALHEAAEIACGNVPELSGPVVIGLDTSGSMASSVTGWQHRSSYSKMRCVDVAALFAAAILRRNPDSVVIPFDTRAYNVRIDPADSILSLSERLAKYGGGGTDCSIPLREANVRLGQRAFAGCVLVSDNQSWVGTGRRGATAVMTAWQMFAQNQRRLGVTDPKLVCIDIQPYGSSQAPERDDILNIGGFSDAVFNVVTSFLSNSASRFVAEVESIEV
- a CDS encoding choice-of-anchor I family protein, coding for MTHLSPQSGAKPRPCRLPVFAAIILGVFNFMISGCSDTAGKDVAVNNIKPNSGGAGQIAEPIPEPPAASNTVGLEFLGRYQHGAGKKSAAEICAFDTDSKRLFVVDGERVAIDILDINNPSEPQLFKSVDLAEFGSKPNSITAKGGVIAAALSSDPKQEPGLVVFLSPAGDVLKTVHVGPEPDMITISPDGHWLITANEGEATKDYTRNPEGSVSLIDLTDGVAAVTDASVVHIDFTAYNDKSKLPSGVRVFGKNATPAQDFEPEYIAVSPDSKTAWVSLQEANAFAIIDLETSKLVELVPLGFKDHSLPENAFDASNKDKKIQLRTWPVKGMYQPDAIYSFEVDGTAYVITADEGDHRDFDGFSEKARVGDLKLDPKKFPNAKELQSNKALGRLMVTSSNGDADGDGLYEELYSFGGRSFSVRSADGQLVYNNGNEFERIIANRFPKSFNADHESNDLDDRSDNKGPEPEGLVVGMLEGRPVAFIGMERHSGIMIYDLANPKQPVFCDYVITRDFDKSTKKPEAGDLGPEGLTFIPADVSPTGKPLLAVSYEISGTTALFEVVCHTTTEKQGQSLE
- a CDS encoding SGNH/GDSL hydrolase family protein — encoded protein: MTRLTQSFTLLSAFLMMLCLTSMSTAQDQNGSKQSIKKNADLPHVLIIGDSISIGYTKPTIELLKDVANVERVKTNCGDTKRGRQHLERWLGKTNWDVIHFNWGLHDLCYRHPDSKTQGHRDKVNGTISVPLDQYEKNLEALVEQLEKTGATLIWATTTPVPESEAGRVVGDDLKYNQVAEKIMKKHDIKINDLHKLATGFEASLWAGPGNVHFKPAGSDKLAQQVAQEIKATLKKNKPAGN
- a CDS encoding 1-deoxy-D-xylulose-5-phosphate synthase — its product is MKQDKPHDQLPREFRSSQSRIMYVEDKSDGLEGEARIGRVYFSKSGKTLYYRGRRFQSLKGTGFKANYRDVESDAEFWISGPRKDQNDRLYGGFRNVIIDEDVKADYLTYISGK
- a CDS encoding HEAT repeat domain-containing protein; its protein translation is MSKSALLSLFLLTIVGCGAQPAPEEQSEATPSQAGPEPAPAKEPATQKEKTALKKEESDDDDYVESVMAKHREKTFRSSLNDLKSQDRDQRVMAVSMMVTSKIDPNRVVTGLLNVVDDKDEQVANMSRKYIQSHTFTSKGQLVDFYADWCGPCRLMKPVVKELQDEGYPVIQVDVDQNPDLSAHFYITSIPTFALIVDGSMRQRRIGVVDKSELLKLLKEIPKENQKEKEKSYVTDPKLKVYGALVTMQSENPWYRYEAKQQLGQASLPTLMELLRDPGQRAVFRESVMKVLESFMKSEEQAAQIVKVMTEIMNDTEESEELRGMAVIFLSRHDPVRSGTLDEKLVALLNTSRPVALQADVAAEIGNRKIKQGLPVLIEKVKHLDQTPEDVRTAYISALGQFGSQADAAVPTLLAAYPKYPDESDAISEALEQICPDSKAATETLIKTLAQDDEESRSLAVSLLDQAEYITKASSSLQKLLNDPDPEVSLKAAKLLEKIGGADQKIVSVLIKQLDEGEVDWEIRSALQNAWRYSYPALIKIICDSQSAPQVKINAMSLLRDFHHRPSPGEQASLEAALGQKDLLTKQCAAIMLSSSESQQAQIDSILLEALQSENDSVRLHTPRALSSRQKSFSKQQQAQAKAALLKLFNGSNSRVSEAAASALANFELTEDELKGVIRTLANPDLQYSVVSILTGQKSLPSSAIQLLSDQLASNQIDEGLANQISTLLISAGKPALGSLEAVASNAELDPGRRAKAVLALGEMTEENPEVVKYLKGFLKEKQPQPLQIAAAIAVAETGQDTVLLIPLLLKGLQSENWEIKQVAGDVLRRVATTSPETLKQVLTQREDLEQEEQNEVILNLSQEESLRKQLRPQLLSLILDMQAEKNLSQCRTAIGYLVQETEAGTEITRLLAEPDQDIVQQTLMSLGQTREEIPESVLYELESFLKSSGRTTSLLAALCLLKAGSGNDSLLPIVRGALESDDGELVERAGYGLEMIGSLDEKWVPVLIDLLENRDHRQAAIKQLGQIGPAAKSAVPALIDLLGTVSYYVDTASALGELGQTAAAAIPALREKLTNERTMYAAALALKKIEQDHQPTIDILAQALDQPNLRADAAFSLGVFAPASPDQIEPLLLKVASGENQYDREMAIRAAGSLKSKAVVMMLIKALEENDRDIAGLAARSLGELAIEADLAVPALMRAMEGTHERVQYTAAQALGNFGAAAQPAVPALLKALDDQSIRLAAAGSLGRIGAPAQEAVPHLIKMLDDPQQRRAALEGLKQFGPLADQAIPRLKKLEQESKNYDLRLVQATIKAIQSPESKR